A stretch of Alkalicella caledoniensis DNA encodes these proteins:
- a CDS encoding DUF4177 domain-containing protein, giving the protein MFRYKVLTQKDKWFSGKFDPAKLEDALNAYAEQGWRLRSCATADIPGFGGNRQEFVAILEREED; this is encoded by the coding sequence ATGTTTAGGTACAAAGTATTAACTCAAAAGGATAAATGGTTTTCTGGAAAGTTTGACCCTGCAAAGCTAGAGGATGCTTTGAATGCCTACGCCGAACAAGGATGGAGGCTACGGAGCTGTGCCACAGCCGATATACCAGGTTTTGGGGGGAATCGTCAAGAGTTTGTTGCAATACTAGAAAGAGAAGAAGATTAA
- a CDS encoding CPBP family intramembrane glutamic endopeptidase has translation MKNKVKNSIALVWNLMDNIGLFSYFWFFSMSGVFFGFVMGNFLPFILLPLNLWRDSFATTSLYLGYILGCFIALKMYVNLIKKNELYDFDTDLFSFIRLRKLPIGTIMLLFVLGLSVRPTVAGTSIIGSIGVFTSTEMTFMTVLLIIVASIVIEPIIRELIFRTIILRKLKSKYNIKLAIVVQSLLYGIFNLSPLYFFYGIIICFAVLWTGSLLSGIIISAAQSYSLLIRAMLDVGFGDYQLHKFAGNYALLLKTVVFIVVIFLLYKNRNNDAFDEKSTYFTEKW, from the coding sequence ATGAAAAATAAAGTAAAAAATTCAATTGCTTTAGTATGGAACTTAATGGATAATATTGGTTTATTCAGCTACTTCTGGTTTTTTTCCATGTCAGGAGTTTTTTTTGGTTTTGTAATGGGCAACTTCTTGCCTTTTATTTTACTACCCCTAAATCTTTGGAGAGATAGTTTTGCGACTACATCTTTGTACTTGGGATACATCTTAGGATGTTTTATTGCCCTGAAAATGTATGTCAATCTAATTAAAAAAAATGAGTTGTATGATTTTGATACTGACTTGTTTAGTTTCATCAGATTAAGGAAGCTGCCCATTGGAACCATTATGCTACTTTTTGTATTAGGATTATCTGTGCGACCAACTGTAGCAGGAACATCGATAATCGGCAGTATAGGGGTATTTACCTCCACTGAAATGACCTTTATGACTGTTTTATTGATCATAGTTGCTTCTATAGTAATTGAGCCCATAATAAGAGAGTTGATTTTTAGGACAATTATCCTAAGGAAACTAAAGAGTAAATACAACATAAAGCTGGCAATTGTTGTTCAAAGTTTGTTATATGGCATATTTAATCTCAGTCCACTATACTTTTTTTATGGTATTATAATTTGCTTTGCGGTGTTATGGACAGGTAGCTTATTGTCTGGAATAATAATTAGCGCTGCGCAGAGTTATTCTCTTTTGATCAGAGCCATGCTTGATGTGGGTTTTGGAGACTATCAATTGCATAAGTTTGCTGGCAATTATGCACTGTTGTTAAAAACAGTTGTTTTTATAGTGGTGATATTTTTACTTTATAAAAATAGAAATAACGATGCTTTTGATGAAAAAAGTACATATTTCACTGAAAAATGGTGA
- a CDS encoding PHP domain-containing protein, which translates to MCPYVPQIVSDSLVMMMGDLQRFDGRSEHQIILHRLAVSLGTPQRGKDRDYSIGGVYMHGDLHIHSVFSDGTNTPSELVQIAKRNNVLVISLTDHDTIEGQYEIMNEAKKHGINIIPGVEISTSVYGVRIHILGYYIDLNNGKLKKYLKEMAKARTLNTRKILEKNNELGLLNYPWEKVLKHHEGKTWLTSLHTFVALVKDGIYEENQWNEIKDIHFSKKSPSYQDLDGFTARSAIEIILEAGGVPVVAHPKLIGDDSQIEKLVEYGLQGVEAHYPAHSKKDTNRYLDIAKKHNLIVTGGSDWHGDYTEWDVELGGCGVGETHINTLAAKHSGATKL; encoded by the coding sequence ATGTGTCCTTACGTTCCTCAAATAGTAAGTGATTCCTTAGTAATGATGATGGGAGATTTACAGCGATTTGATGGAAGAAGTGAACATCAAATAATACTCCATAGATTGGCAGTTTCACTGGGCACTCCACAGCGAGGGAAAGATAGGGATTACTCAATAGGAGGTGTATATATGCACGGTGATTTACACATACATTCGGTTTTTTCAGATGGTACAAATACTCCATCAGAACTAGTGCAAATTGCTAAAAGGAATAATGTCTTGGTTATTTCATTGACTGATCATGATACTATTGAAGGACAGTATGAAATCATGAATGAGGCGAAGAAACATGGTATTAACATAATTCCAGGAGTTGAAATCTCAACTTCTGTATATGGAGTTAGAATCCATATTCTTGGTTATTACATCGATCTTAACAATGGCAAACTAAAAAAGTATCTAAAGGAAATGGCAAAAGCTAGGACCTTAAACACCCGAAAAATACTAGAGAAAAACAATGAATTGGGCTTATTAAATTACCCATGGGAAAAGGTTCTAAAACATCACGAAGGAAAAACTTGGCTTACCAGCCTACATACTTTTGTAGCTTTAGTCAAAGACGGAATATATGAAGAGAACCAATGGAACGAAATAAAAGATATACATTTTAGTAAAAAAAGCCCTAGTTACCAGGACTTAGATGGATTTACTGCCCGTAGTGCAATTGAAATAATTTTAGAGGCTGGGGGAGTACCTGTAGTAGCTCACCCAAAGCTAATAGGAGATGATTCACAAATAGAAAAACTGGTTGAGTATGGACTACAAGGGGTAGAGGCTCACTACCCTGCCCATAGTAAAAAAGATACCAATAGGTATTTGGATATAGCTAAAAAACACAACTTAATTGTTACAGGTGGTAGTGATTGGCATGGCGACTACACTGAATGGGACGTAGAGCTTGGTGGCTGTGGAGTGGGAGAAACCCATATCAACACCCTAGCAGCAAAGCATTCAGGAGCAACAAAACTATAA
- a CDS encoding DUF1048 domain-containing protein, translated as MKTINNLKNKLWGEYLVTFEKAELYYKLSNIDQSVMERCLNEIVDLLLNAQEAGQQVSNIVGSDIKKFCENLKLAYMPNWQMLKVTDGLLVCSICTFIVGLLSMFSSLIPMFAMERIHIATYFTIFLISMMGAEVISYFLRKKAFNQKESLSSRKVKLFSKMHKYLFVILVVLLGLAMPKVPIEISLFQMFFLLCTSLVIHVSALIILDHETKKEITTSFNENSTSFEEKLFESLKKKYAKVNKKRIEKGKQPLNQLQIVEKIKKEQRLCYIPQLLIFIVLVFQLLFLVWVQMRNSVEVIPMILTIILLIIIIVFISVLGRRKDFFNLITKLEKCELKLGD; from the coding sequence ATGAAAACAATAAATAATCTTAAGAACAAACTTTGGGGAGAGTATTTAGTTACCTTTGAAAAAGCTGAATTATACTATAAGCTAAGCAACATAGATCAATCTGTGATGGAAAGATGTTTAAATGAAATTGTGGACCTACTGTTAAATGCTCAAGAAGCAGGTCAGCAAGTGTCTAATATAGTAGGTAGTGACATTAAAAAATTCTGTGAGAACTTAAAACTGGCCTATATGCCTAATTGGCAAATGCTAAAAGTGACAGATGGACTTTTAGTTTGTAGTATATGCACTTTTATAGTAGGTTTACTGAGCATGTTCTCATCTCTCATTCCAATGTTTGCTATGGAACGGATACACATAGCAACGTATTTTACGATTTTTTTGATATCCATGATGGGAGCGGAAGTTATATCATATTTCTTAAGGAAAAAAGCATTTAATCAGAAAGAAAGTCTTTCAAGTAGGAAAGTCAAACTTTTCTCCAAAATGCATAAATACCTTTTCGTTATTCTAGTAGTCCTACTTGGTCTTGCTATGCCTAAAGTCCCTATTGAAATATCCCTGTTTCAAATGTTTTTTCTATTATGTACCTCTCTTGTAATCCATGTGTCGGCATTGATTATATTAGATCATGAAACAAAAAAAGAAATAACCACTTCATTTAATGAAAATTCAACATCATTTGAGGAAAAATTATTTGAATCATTGAAAAAGAAATATGCTAAGGTGAATAAAAAAAGGATAGAAAAAGGGAAGCAGCCCTTAAACCAGCTGCAAATAGTAGAGAAAATTAAAAAGGAACAAAGATTATGCTACATTCCTCAATTACTGATTTTTATTGTGCTTGTTTTTCAGTTGCTATTTCTAGTTTGGGTTCAAATGCGCAACAGCGTGGAAGTAATTCCAATGATATTAACCATAATCTTGCTTATTATAATAATTGTATTCATTTCTGTTCTTGGGAGAAGAAAAGATTTTTTCAATTTAATAACCAAGCTGGAAAAATGTGAATTAAAACTTGGAGATTGA
- the pstC gene encoding phosphate ABC transporter permease subunit PstC, whose product MPGRALLNSSTGTKWEFEEKIVKILLIIMAMTSVLALGLISFFVFREGMPIFTKYGLSSFIFGTTWNPTNQIYGIFPMIVGSILLTIVALVIGAPMGIAVAVFLTEIAPKKVGQFFRPAIDLLAGIPSVIYGLFGMVVVRQFISEFTRNHLGSTLPANYQTGYSILAGGIILSIMILPTIINISEDAIRSIPKEYKEGALALGASKWQTIYKVVVPAAKSGIITSIILGMGRALGETMAVIMVVGNTVLIPELGWKGLFSPVRSMTGNIAIEMGYAGPEHRQALFATGIVLFIFIMILNSVTTVIAKRGNAR is encoded by the coding sequence ATCCCAGGGAGGGCGTTACTAAATAGTTCAACAGGCACCAAATGGGAGTTTGAAGAAAAAATAGTTAAGATTTTGCTAATTATAATGGCCATGACATCAGTTCTTGCCTTAGGGTTAATTAGTTTTTTTGTATTTAGAGAGGGTATGCCAATTTTTACAAAGTACGGACTGTCTAGCTTTATATTTGGTACAACATGGAATCCTACAAATCAGATTTACGGAATTTTCCCCATGATTGTGGGTTCAATTCTTTTGACAATTGTTGCACTGGTCATCGGCGCACCAATGGGCATAGCAGTAGCAGTATTTCTCACAGAAATAGCACCCAAAAAAGTAGGACAATTTTTTAGGCCAGCCATCGACCTTTTAGCGGGGATACCGTCGGTTATATATGGTTTATTTGGCATGGTAGTAGTAAGGCAATTCATTTCTGAATTTACGAGGAATCACTTAGGAAGTACACTACCTGCAAACTACCAAACAGGGTATTCGATCCTTGCAGGAGGCATTATACTATCCATAATGATTTTACCTACAATTATTAACATTTCTGAGGATGCCATTAGATCTATTCCAAAGGAATATAAAGAGGGGGCATTAGCTTTAGGAGCCTCTAAGTGGCAAACAATATATAAGGTAGTTGTTCCTGCTGCAAAATCTGGTATCATTACTTCAATAATTCTTGGTATGGGTAGGGCATTGGGAGAAACAATGGCAGTAATTATGGTGGTAGGAAATACTGTTTTAATTCCAGAGCTAGGTTGGAAGGGATTATTTTCACCAGTTAGAAGTATGACAGGAAACATTGCAATTGAAATGGGATATGCAGGTCCCGAACATAGGCAGGCACTATTTGCAACTGGAATAGTATTATTTATTTTTATAATGATACTAAATTCAGTTACCACTGTTATAGCTAAAAGGGGGAATGCCAGATGA
- the pstA gene encoding phosphate ABC transporter permease PstA — protein MTKAQKSQFIAFGFLSLIAMFTFVILLAILFYVLSRGLSMISLEFLLEHPRKMGSEGGIYPAIIGTVYLVATTLAIATPLGVGTAILMNEYLQDGPLKRTIRFATEALSGIPSIIFGLFGFAFFVILLKPITGGWSIISGALTGVTMILPVIIRASEEALKNVPNSLREGSLALGTTRWYTIKKIVLPIAFPGILTSLILSIGRVVGETAAFILTLGGTLLLPRNIFDGSRTLALHLYMVAMETGNMDVAFGTGAVLIFLVLFINFTTGFLLKRLVKKFS, from the coding sequence ATGACGAAAGCTCAAAAAAGTCAATTTATTGCCTTTGGGTTTTTAAGTTTGATAGCCATGTTTACATTTGTAATACTTCTGGCAATATTATTTTACGTACTAAGTAGAGGGCTTAGTATGATAAGTTTAGAGTTTCTATTAGAACATCCAAGAAAGATGGGCTCTGAGGGTGGTATTTATCCTGCAATTATAGGCACCGTATACCTAGTTGCAACAACTTTAGCAATTGCGACTCCATTGGGAGTGGGAACTGCTATTTTGATGAATGAGTACTTGCAGGATGGTCCATTAAAAAGGACAATAAGATTTGCCACAGAGGCATTATCAGGAATTCCATCTATAATTTTTGGGTTATTTGGGTTTGCTTTTTTTGTAATTCTTTTGAAGCCTATAACAGGTGGATGGTCGATTATCTCTGGGGCTTTAACAGGAGTTACCATGATTTTACCTGTTATTATACGTGCGTCTGAAGAAGCATTAAAAAATGTCCCCAATTCATTAAGGGAAGGTAGCCTTGCACTAGGAACAACTAGGTGGTATACCATAAAGAAAATAGTGTTACCTATAGCATTTCCGGGTATATTGACTAGTTTGATTTTATCTATAGGTAGAGTAGTGGGGGAAACTGCGGCTTTTATTTTAACCCTAGGAGGTACCTTACTATTACCTAGAAATATCTTTGATGGAAGTAGGACACTAGCTTTACATCTTTACATGGTAGCTATGGAAACAGGTAATATGGATGTTGCATTTGGTACAGGAGCAGTGCTGATTTTCTTAGTATTATTTATTAATTTCACTACCGGATTCTTATTAAAGAGGTTAGTAAAGAAATTCTCATAA
- the phoU gene encoding phosphate signaling complex protein PhoU, whose product MEVRQSFHDELNQLVIDLLIMGDMVEQSIKKSVTALKNQDIELAQQVIEEEHNIDEMELKIEDNCLKLIAMQQPMAKDLRKIATVLKIITDLERIADHANDIARVCIRIGFDPLIKPLVDIPRMAEKVQAMVKKALDAFVNENVELAHEVCTDDDEIDSLHDQIFRELLTYMLENPKNISQATQLLFVSSYLERIGDHATNLGEWLIYMVTGVRKELND is encoded by the coding sequence ATGGAAGTTAGACAGAGTTTTCATGATGAATTAAATCAATTGGTTATAGACCTGTTAATTATGGGTGATATGGTTGAGCAAAGTATAAAAAAATCTGTTACTGCCCTTAAAAATCAAGATATTGAGCTAGCCCAGCAAGTAATTGAAGAAGAGCATAATATAGATGAAATGGAGCTTAAAATTGAAGATAACTGCTTAAAACTAATAGCCATGCAGCAGCCCATGGCTAAAGATTTAAGGAAGATTGCAACAGTCCTAAAGATAATCACAGACTTAGAAAGAATAGCCGACCATGCCAATGATATTGCTAGGGTGTGTATTAGAATAGGCTTTGATCCATTAATTAAACCACTGGTTGATATTCCTAGGATGGCAGAAAAGGTACAGGCCATGGTGAAAAAGGCCCTAGATGCCTTTGTGAATGAAAACGTTGAGCTAGCCCATGAAGTCTGTACAGATGATGATGAAATAGATAGCCTCCACGATCAGATTTTCAGGGAACTACTAACTTATATGTTGGAAAACCCAAAAAATATATCTCAAGCAACTCAACTTCTTTTTGTAAGCAGCTACCTTGAAAGGATAGGTGATCACGCAACAAACCTTGGAGAATGGCTGATTTACATGGTAACAGGTGTAAGAAAAGAGCTAAATGATTAA
- a CDS encoding phosphate ABC transporter substrate-binding protein: MKFFKKSRLLTITMSLVLGMALLTGCGSEDESPGETLSGTITMAGSTSVQPLSEELATAFMQIHKDARLEVSGGGSGGGIKAAQEGAADIGASSRSLKDDEKGVVAYTIAIDGIAVVVHPENDISNMSLEDITKIFLGEITNWSEVGGEDVDIVVVSREEGSGTRGAFDEIVLNNEDLASTAIIQNSTGSVREAVSNDINAIGYVSIGGLNNSVKPVKVDNVEPTTATIQSGAYSIARPFIYLTTEGKEKSALTQAFIDFVLSQEGQSIVSENGYVPVK, from the coding sequence ATGAAATTTTTTAAGAAAAGTCGTTTATTAACAATTACTATGAGTTTGGTTCTAGGAATGGCATTACTTACTGGATGTGGTAGTGAAGATGAGTCTCCAGGAGAAACATTAAGTGGGACAATTACCATGGCTGGGTCAACTTCAGTTCAACCACTTTCTGAAGAATTAGCAACGGCATTTATGCAAATTCATAAAGATGCAAGGCTTGAAGTTTCAGGGGGAGGTTCTGGTGGTGGAATCAAAGCAGCCCAAGAAGGAGCAGCGGATATTGGAGCATCTTCTCGTTCCCTAAAAGATGATGAAAAAGGTGTTGTAGCTTACACAATTGCCATAGATGGTATAGCTGTAGTAGTTCACCCAGAAAACGACATTAGCAACATGAGTCTAGAAGATATAACTAAGATTTTCCTAGGTGAAATTACTAATTGGTCAGAAGTTGGTGGCGAAGATGTAGATATAGTCGTAGTCTCTAGAGAAGAAGGTTCAGGTACCCGTGGAGCATTTGATGAGATTGTGCTAAACAATGAAGACTTAGCTAGCACCGCAATCATTCAAAATTCTACTGGTTCAGTTAGAGAAGCGGTTTCTAACGACATAAATGCAATTGGTTATGTTTCCATCGGTGGTTTAAATAACTCAGTAAAACCTGTTAAAGTAGACAATGTTGAGCCAACAACAGCAACCATCCAATCTGGGGCCTACTCTATTGCAAGACCATTCATTTATCTAACAACTGAAGGAAAAGAAAAAAGTGCTTTAACTCAGGCATTTATAGATTTTGTTCTTAGTCAAGAAGGTCAATCCATAGTATCAGAAAACGGATACGTTCCTGTAAAATAG
- a CDS encoding PadR family transcriptional regulator produces the protein MESQVRYLGETQLLKGILEGCILAIIGRGETYGYGILIKLQEYSFTDVQDGTLYPILTRLERKEYISCRLGDSPMGPKRKYYSITMAGREYLSNFKERYQLITEQANRILFEGRGDVEDENNK, from the coding sequence ATGGAAAGTCAGGTGAGATATTTGGGAGAGACACAGTTATTAAAGGGTATTTTGGAAGGGTGCATTTTGGCAATTATTGGAAGAGGAGAAACCTATGGTTATGGTATTCTGATAAAGCTACAAGAATATTCTTTTACAGACGTACAAGATGGGACTCTATACCCTATACTTACAAGACTTGAGAGAAAAGAGTATATATCTTGTAGATTAGGTGATTCTCCTATGGGGCCAAAAAGAAAATACTATTCAATCACAATGGCTGGGAGAGAGTACTTAAGCAATTTTAAAGAACGATACCAATTAATTACTGAACAAGCTAATAGGATTTTATTTGAAGGGCGGGGGGATGTTGAAGATGAAAACAATAAATAA
- the pstB gene encoding phosphate ABC transporter ATP-binding protein PstB yields the protein MQNTVYSTRNLEIYYGNDQIIKGIDMDIDEKQVTAIIGPSGCGKSTFLKTLNRMIDIVPNSKVVGEIKYREQDIYHEKANVVTLRQQVGMVFQKPNPFPKSIFENIAFGPRIHGIKDRAKLNEIVEKSLKSGALWDEVKDKLNSSAFSLSGGQQQRLCIARALAVEPDVLLMDEPCSALDPIATAKVEDLITKLKDKYTIIIVTHNMQQAARISQKTAFFLSGHVIEYGETSQMFTKPKNQKTEDYITGRFG from the coding sequence ATGCAAAATACTGTATATAGCACCCGCAACCTTGAAATATATTATGGTAATGACCAAATTATCAAGGGTATTGACATGGATATCGATGAAAAGCAAGTAACTGCTATAATAGGACCATCAGGATGCGGCAAGTCAACTTTTTTAAAAACTTTAAATAGGATGATAGACATTGTTCCAAATTCGAAAGTAGTGGGAGAAATTAAGTATAGAGAGCAAGACATCTATCATGAAAAAGCCAATGTTGTTACACTAAGGCAACAGGTTGGCATGGTATTTCAAAAACCAAATCCTTTTCCAAAATCAATCTTTGAGAATATAGCCTTTGGACCTAGGATTCACGGGATAAAGGATAGGGCTAAACTTAATGAAATAGTAGAAAAAAGTCTGAAGTCCGGTGCTCTTTGGGATGAGGTAAAGGACAAATTAAACTCTTCAGCATTCTCCCTATCGGGAGGACAACAGCAAAGGTTATGCATAGCAAGGGCCCTCGCTGTTGAACCTGATGTGCTTTTAATGGATGAGCCATGCTCTGCCTTAGACCCCATTGCTACAGCCAAGGTAGAGGACTTGATTACTAAACTTAAAGACAAGTACACCATCATAATCGTAACCCATAATATGCAACAAGCTGCAAGGATCTCTCAAAAAACAGCTTTTTTCCTAAGTGGTCATGTAATTGAGTATGGAGAAACATCTCAAATGTTTACTAAACCTAAAAATCAAAAAACTGAAGACTATATAACCGGTAGATTTGGTTAA
- a CDS encoding response regulator transcription factor, translating into MLRYDCLIVDDEKALSQSTCEFFNMFGIKTYWVADKASCFDFLSKNRVELILLDINLGQDSGFEICKELRRTMDVPILFISARRSDDDILLALNIGGDDYIQKPYSLNILMAKVKTVLKRYSSNGENNIVFGSFSLDLQREKLMQGANEIKLKAMEYKLLAYLVQNKNRTITKDELFQKVWGDVITSEGTLNVHIRRLREKIEENPNEPRFIKTVWGTGYVLESGF; encoded by the coding sequence ATGTTGAGATATGACTGTTTGATAGTGGATGATGAGAAGGCTCTATCACAAAGTACCTGTGAATTCTTCAATATGTTTGGTATAAAGACCTATTGGGTAGCGGATAAAGCTTCTTGTTTTGATTTTTTATCAAAGAACAGGGTAGAACTGATTCTGTTGGATATAAATCTAGGACAAGATTCTGGATTTGAAATTTGCAAAGAGCTGAGAAGGACCATGGATGTACCTATTTTGTTTATCAGTGCTAGAAGAAGCGATGATGATATACTCCTAGCCCTTAATATCGGTGGTGATGACTATATCCAAAAACCATATTCCCTAAATATACTCATGGCCAAGGTTAAGACTGTTTTAAAAAGATACAGCTCTAATGGAGAAAACAATATAGTCTTTGGCAGCTTTTCCCTGGACCTGCAAAGGGAGAAGCTTATGCAAGGTGCTAATGAAATCAAATTAAAGGCAATGGAATATAAGCTATTGGCATACTTAGTCCAAAATAAAAACCGAACCATTACCAAGGATGAACTTTTTCAAAAGGTATGGGGGGATGTAATTACTTCAGAGGGAACGCTGAACGTGCATATAAGAAGGCTGCGTGAAAAGATAGAGGAAAATC
- a CDS encoding S16 family serine protease, producing MMNMKQFNYIKTRKLTVFSIVFLILFLWFGFGYDTGNYVILPGEVVGFREFIEMEGHSALDEEIYILTYYQYKASPFFYIYSKVNPKVDLLPKESVVGHDMNVRDFYDVNNRILIDSQMKAKYVSFSFAGYAPEIKSEGVFVLDGLDSYSAYEILKQGDIISSIDGEEVFTNEDLREIIREKEIGSKVTMEVLRRNTSNYNARLEPITLEVPIGGTNTPQLGIWTINYNMEISTDINVKIKDSKLRGPSGGMMTTLGIYNNLVDEDLTKGYKIAGTGQINLDGTVGGIYGMKQKVYAAEREGVQILFCPEQNYEEAIAAATKVNIVPVSNFSEVVEYLNSLNKSDF from the coding sequence ATGATGAATATGAAGCAGTTTAATTATATAAAAACCAGAAAGCTGACAGTTTTTTCAATTGTTTTTCTTATACTGTTTTTATGGTTTGGGTTTGGTTATGATACAGGAAACTATGTAATATTACCTGGAGAAGTGGTGGGCTTTAGGGAGTTCATAGAAATGGAAGGACACTCTGCATTGGATGAAGAAATATACATCCTTACATATTACCAATATAAAGCTTCACCATTCTTTTATATTTATTCAAAAGTGAACCCAAAAGTAGATCTTTTGCCAAAGGAGTCAGTTGTAGGACATGATATGAATGTCAGGGACTTTTATGATGTGAATAATAGAATTCTAATTGACAGTCAAATGAAAGCTAAATATGTGTCATTTAGCTTTGCTGGTTATGCCCCTGAGATTAAATCAGAAGGAGTTTTTGTACTAGATGGCCTTGACTCCTATAGCGCATATGAAATATTAAAACAGGGTGATATCATATCAAGTATCGATGGTGAAGAGGTTTTCACCAATGAAGATCTGAGGGAAATAATTAGAGAAAAGGAAATAGGAAGTAAAGTAACCATGGAGGTTCTAAGGAGAAATACCTCAAATTATAACGCAAGATTAGAGCCAATTACCCTAGAGGTACCCATAGGTGGTACAAACACACCACAACTAGGTATATGGACCATAAACTATAATATGGAGATATCTACAGATATAAATGTTAAAATAAAAGATAGCAAGTTGAGGGGACCATCAGGTGGAATGATGACCACCCTGGGGATTTACAATAATCTAGTTGATGAAGATCTAACTAAAGGATATAAGATAGCGGGAACGGGACAAATAAACCTTGACGGCACTGTTGGTGGTATATACGGTATGAAACAAAAAGTCTATGCTGCAGAACGGGAAGGAGTACAGATTCTTTTTTGTCCTGAGCAAAACTATGAAGAGGCAATTGCTGCTGCAACAAAAGTAAACATAGTTCCAGTTTCCAATTTTAGTGAAGTTGTAGAATACCTTAATAGTTTGAACAAGAGCGATTTCTAA
- a CDS encoding S16 family serine protease, producing MQIKQMNSRQVLWIIIVSLFFLTSAFVMSFDTGYLITLPSYAYLGENMVRVADYPAKEAELYILTYWQEKATPLYYIYGKINPKLDLVKSKTVTPKGLNAVEYSEISSNMLVNSQIKAMYVALTSAGFEAEISSEGVLVEAVVENGSSFELLEKGDLIVTANGSNIRYQEQLREVTKKQGVGGRLTMEILRGGEELTITVPVGKNSRGEPSLGIFTHNKNIGIISPVKIDFNERELRGGPSAGLIYTLEIYNRLMDEVVTKGRVIAGTGQINLDGSIGEIEGMKQKVYVAEKQGADILFCPKGNYEEAISVATDVKVVAVSHFSEVIAYLAEVN from the coding sequence ATGCAGATCAAACAAATGAATTCAAGGCAAGTTTTATGGATTATTATAGTAAGTTTGTTTTTTTTAACAAGTGCTTTTGTTATGTCCTTTGATACAGGATACCTGATTACTTTGCCATCATATGCATATTTAGGGGAGAACATGGTAAGAGTAGCTGACTATCCAGCTAAAGAAGCTGAATTGTATATACTTACATATTGGCAGGAAAAAGCTACACCTCTTTACTATATATATGGGAAAATTAACCCAAAGCTGGATTTAGTAAAATCAAAAACCGTTACGCCTAAGGGGTTGAACGCTGTTGAATACAGTGAAATCAGTTCCAATATGTTGGTTAATAGTCAAATTAAAGCAATGTATGTTGCGTTGACTTCAGCTGGTTTTGAAGCAGAAATATCATCTGAAGGGGTGCTCGTAGAAGCAGTAGTTGAAAATGGCAGTTCTTTTGAACTCCTTGAAAAGGGTGATTTAATTGTTACAGCCAATGGTTCCAATATTCGCTACCAAGAGCAATTGCGAGAAGTTACTAAAAAGCAGGGAGTTGGCGGTAGATTAACTATGGAAATACTAAGGGGTGGCGAAGAATTAACAATTACAGTTCCCGTCGGAAAAAACTCTAGGGGAGAACCATCTCTGGGTATATTTACCCATAATAAAAATATAGGGATAATCTCCCCTGTAAAAATTGATTTTAACGAAAGAGAATTAAGGGGAGGTCCTTCTGCAGGGTTGATATACACATTGGAAATATACAACCGCCTTATGGACGAAGTTGTTACAAAAGGGAGAGTAATAGCAGGAACTGGTCAAATTAATTTAGACGGATCAATAGGTGAGATTGAAGGCATGAAGCAAAAGGTTTACGTGGCTGAGAAGCAAGGGGCAGATATATTATTTTGCCCCAAAGGAAACTATGAAGAGGCAATATCTGTAGCCACAGATGTTAAAGTGGTAGCTGTATCCCATTTTAGTGAGGTTATAGCATACCTTGCTGAAGTTAATTGA